A portion of the Plasmodium gaboni strain SY75 chromosome 5, whole genome shotgun sequence genome contains these proteins:
- a CDS encoding putative anaphase promoting complex subunit: MENDEHHRCYLNFFLNGIDISKKYNLKFQKRFYEDLIDSYCYRHKINIKENLRSSWNYINYDNLNDLYIYSRRECENENCDNIIKYAYIYCCYKLNKEKREKIILMLLDEEFLKYNIKYDDNKNNNNNKKKKKKKKKIYLMNNKKNDNNSDNNYNVDDTYIMKNIKVYEERFYNVQCIPGYSVGYYLMGKIYEKEGRKEWFSEIRKKKLIDISFMCYYLGYKSCPYLICCLKKMIKLHSNFYFSVMYQEIVGKLSKMYNANIHVYKKLKCKSLIEKENDDYNDDDYDDDYDDDYDDGDDNNDYGDDRENGNNDDYYDGEYKEKMDDHKHNNKKKLEEKYKDDDLNLKQMEDLLSNDENSDDFDEENKNDIVNEDGMIEKIRNMNFDENLLELIEMNNSINIKDVSFISSLLEKEEIEKLFLNCMSNLNENIIPNIDNNKNKWLSDEGIHDLIIIVKVCFFFYLNKFEDCLLLIEEWKNKPIFSIYILYIKGLCYFYLGNYEKSAYLLEKIFDIECLYSKHLPYLSTCYWYKKDIEKIEYILLTYEKKEINEYYLCLIGNYFSLKNNKRLGTFFFKKAMKSNIFYEYSYILYSSELKHIGNINKATLVLLKCILINPSNFRAHLLLSVIFFNEGNINIANVHLSLCLKLYMTNPIICLYCACLYNYKEKYETALLCLEQAQKHNYKGPELFILKGMIFLKMKRNVDALNSFLKVQNLYPNCIYINTFISLTLTLEKKFDKAKKIVKEIFFENPYIKSTNTLLKDIYKCCNSKTLPSKCILNKIDFVLKQECFNIFM; encoded by the coding sequence atGGAAAATGATGAACATCATAGGTGTTATTTGAACTTCTTCTTAAACGGTATAGATATttctaaaaaatataatttaaaatttcaAAAAAGGTTCTATGAAGATTTGATAGATAGTTATTGTTATAgacataaaataaatataaaagaaaatttaaGGTCTAGTTGGAATTACATAAATTACgataatttaaatgattTGTACATATATTCAAGAAGGGAATgtgaaaatgaaaattgtgataatataataaaatatgcatatatttattgttgttataaattaaataagGAAAAAAGAGAGAAGATTATTTTGATGTTATTGGATGAAGAATTCcttaaatataacataaaatatgatgataataaaaataataataataataaaaagaagaagaaaaagaaaaagaaaatatatctaatgAATAATAAGAAGAACGACAATAatagtgataataattataatgttgatgatacttatataatgaagaaTATCAAAGTTTATGAAGAAAGGTTTTACAATGTGCAATGTATACCTGGTTATAGTGTGGGATATTATTTGATgggaaaaatatatgaaaagGAAGGAAGAAAAGAATGGTTTAGTgaaataagaaaaaagaaattaataGATATATCTTTTATGTGTTACTATTTAGGTTATAAATCCTGTCcttatttaatatgttgtctgaaaaaaatgataaaattacattcgaatttttattttagTGTTATGTATCAAGAAATAGTTGGAAAACTTTCAAAAATGTATAATGCTAACATACATGTTTATAAGAAGTTGAAATGTAAATCTCTTATCGAGaaagaaaatgatgattataatgatgatgattatgatgatgattatgatgatgattatgatgatggtgatgataataatgattatgGTGATGATAGAGAAAATGGCAATAATGACGATTATTATGACGGTGAAtacaaagaaaaaatggACGATCATAAGcataataacaaaaaaaagcttgaagaaaaatataaagatgATGATCTAAATTTAAAACAAATGGAAGATCTTCTAAGTAATGATGAAAATTCAGATGATTttgatgaagaaaataaaaatgatattgTAAATGAAGATGGAATGattgaaaaaataagaaatatgaATTTTGATGAAAATCTTTTAGAATTAATTGAAATGAATAAtagtataaatataaaagatgtttcatttatatcttctttactagaaaaggaagaaatagaaaaattatttttaaattgtATGTCTAATTtgaatgaaaatataataccTAATATTgacaataataaaaataaatggTTATCTGATGAAGGAATACATGACTTAATAATAATCGTAAAagtttgtttttttttttatttaaataaatttgaAGATTGTTTATTGTTAATAGAAGAATGGAAAAATAAACCTATAtttagtatatatattttatacataaaaggattatgttatttttaccttggaaattatgaaaaatcGGCATATTTATTAGAAAAGATATTTGATATAGAATGTTTGTATAGTAAACATCTTCCATATTTATCTACATGTTATTGgtataaaaaagatatagaaaaaatagaatatatattattaacctatgaaaagaaagaaataaatgaatattatttatgtcTTATTGgaaattatttttcattaaaaaataataaaagattaggtacctttttttttaaaaaagcTATGAaatcaaatattttttatgaatattcatatattctttattcTAGTGAACTAAAACATATAggaaatattaataaagCTACGTTAGTATTACTTAAATGcattttaataaatccTAGTAATTTTAGAGCTCACTTATTATTAAgtgtaatattttttaatgaagggaatataaatatagcAAATGTCCATTTAAGTTTATgtttaaaattatatatgacaaatccaataatatgtttatattgtgcttgtttatataactataaagaaaaatatgaaacAGCTTTACTTTGTTTAGAACAAGCTCAAAAACATAATTATAAGGGACCTGAATTATTTATCTTAAAAGGTATGATATTcttaaaaatgaaaaggaATGTTGATGCCTTAAATAGTTTTTTGAAAGTTCAAAATTTATATCCCaattgtatttatattaatacatttatttcGTTAACTTTAACTcttgaaaaaaaatttgataaagcaaaaaaaattgtgaaagaaattttttttgaaaatccttatataaaaagcacaaatacattattaaaagatatttataaatgttGTAATTCTAAAACACTTCCAAGTAAATgtattttaaataaaatcGACTTCGTTCTTAAGCAAGAatgttttaatatatttatgtaa
- a CDS encoding rhoptry-associated protein 2 encodes MALKFYLLVFLILCLKNVVIGDKCEFELSKLYPESNSLTGLIYAHTDSVHKLTMWVYYVYNHFTSADDLIKYLEKLNIHTLGNNDHPCFARAVSLYFFFYYLKDIKSMLTTDNYQSFFKNKFKDMNSIFINDFLLILNDKKFMENLDLYIIKESNRELLPIKKNPFLRLLNKATTSTHATYKSNPYFIVGSRTHSVYTDDFGEFNKYTDPSVVDYARDYNYLIYAGSRENYYNSDIVGPARGINSVISKNKKLGLRKRSSSLALVGSNNNDPLFAFCEKDNKSEYYGSPDDLITSFFSVIKTKMLNSHKKFLRQFDYALFHKTYSIPNLKGFRFLKHLFQKKNLVNFVGMYENHVSTEINFLTEDFVELFDVTMDCYSRQYTNRAAENFKAIRELNIL; translated from the coding sequence ATGGctttaaaattttatttattagtttttcttattttatgtttGAAGAATGTTGTAATAGGGGATAAGTGTGAATTTGaattatcaaaattatatcCGGAGTCAAATTCTTTGACTGGTTTAATTTATGCACACACTGACAGTGTCCATAAATTAACTATGTGGgtttattatgtttataatcACTTTACTAGTGCAGATGActtaataaaatatttagaAAAATTGAACATACATACTTTAGGAAATAATGATCATCCATGTTTTGCTAGAGCAgtttctttatatttttttttttattatctaaAGGATATTAAGTCTATGTTAACTACAGATAATTATCaatcattttttaagaataaATTCAAAGATATGAATTCAATCTTTATTAAtgattttcttttaattctcaatgataaaaaatttatgGAAAATTTggatttatatataattaaagaATCCAACAGAGAACTATTGCCTATAAAGAAGAATCCATTTTTACGTTTATTGAATAAAGCAACAACTAGCACACACGCAACATACAAGTCTAATCCTTACTTTATTGTAGGATCAAGAACTCATTCAGTTTATACAGATGATTTTGGAGAgtttaataaatatactGATCCAAGTGTAGTTGATTATGCTCGTGATTAcaattatttaatatatgcTGGTTCAAGGGAAAATTACTACAATTCAGATATAGTAGGACCTGCAAGAGGTATTAATAGTGTAATTAgtaagaataaaaaattagGATTGAGAAAACGTAGTAGTTCTCTTGCTTTAGTAGGATCAAATAACAATGACCCCTTATTTGCTTTTTGtgaaaaagataataaatCAGAATATTATGGTTCACCAGATGATTTAATTACATCTTTCTTTTCAGTTATAAAAACTAAAATGTTAAATTCTCATAAGAAGTTTTTAAGACAATTTGATTATGCTTTATTTCATAAAACATATTCAATACCTAACTTAAAAGGTTTCAGATTTTTGAAACACCTTTTccaaaaaaagaatttagTTAATTTTGTAGGTATGTATGAAAATCACGTATCAACAGAAATAAATTTCTTAACTGAAGATTTCGTTGAATTATTTGATGTTACCATGGATTGTTATTCTCGCCAATATACAAACCGTGCTGCAGAAAACTTCAAAGCTATTAGAGaattaaatattctttaa
- a CDS encoding rhoptry-associated protein 3, which produces MKRKFLISLFLIFLCLKNVVIGNKCKKALIDIDAKDFSLSSMLRAHKPDNEALGSWVYFFFNHFANVDEAIEYLKELNLNTLDVEDHACFARAFSIYLLHFYAKDIKMMIRKEEHESFFKNKLSEINNKISDDFLSTLKHEYFFDKLPSIIVKEKDASHITKRTDFLKDILEKADLNNHAIYKSDPAKVFIFNEINFFRIFQLEGKPHIADDKLSFMRDYALLVYLGTKENYYNSDITEYAQGNYNISKKRTRLGLKKRSKTFALDDPQKNSKIFAYCEKNGKEEFFGTPDDLISSFFSDMKAKMVKGHTRFLMEFDYAVKNRTYALPKVKGFRFLKHLFQRKNLKNFVGMYINLMSTEIDFLAEDFVEMFDTTMNCYGRQYAARAADHYMDMKLSNVL; this is translated from the coding sequence atgaaaagaaaatttttgatttcgttatttttaatatttttatgtttgAAAAATGTTGTAATTGGAAATAAGTGTAAGAAAGCATTGATAGATATTGATGCAAAGGATTTTTCCTTGTCTAGTATGTTACGTGCACATAAACCCGATAATGAAGCATTAGGTTCGTGggtttattttttctttaatcATTTTGCAAATGTAGATGAAGCAATAGAATATTTAAAGgaattaaatttaaatacTTTAGATGTTGAAGATCATGCTTGTTTTGCAAGAGCTTTCAGTATATATTTGCTTCATTTTTATGCCAAAGATATAAAGATGATGATAAGAAAAGAAGAACATgaatcattttttaaaaataaattgagtgaaattaataataaaatatctGATGATTTTCTTTCAACATTGAAAcatgaatatttttttgataaattACCTTCTATAATAgttaaagaaaaagatgCATCTCATATAACAAAAAGGACTGATTTTTTGAAAgatatattagaaaaagCTGATTTAAATAATCATGCAATTTATAAAAGTGATCCTGCAAaagtatttatttttaatgaaataaatttCTTTAGGATTTTCCAATTAGAAGGTAAACCACATATAGCTGATGATAAACTTTCTTTTATGCGTGATTATGCTTTATTAGTTTATCTTGGAACTAAggaaaattattataattctGATATAACAGAATATGCACAAggaaattataatatttcaaaaaagAGAACAAGATTAGGATTAAAAAAACGTAGTAAAACATTTGCTTTAGATGATCCacaaaaaaattcaaaGATATTTGCTTATTGtgaaaaaaatggaaaagAAGAATTTTTTGGTACACCTGATGATTTGatttcatcatttttttctgaTATGAAAGCTAAAATGGTTAAAGGACATACAAGATTTTTGATGGAATTTGATTATGCTGTTAAAAATAGAACTTATGCTTTACCTAAAGTTAAGGGATTTCGATTTTTAAAACATCTTTTtcaaagaaaaaatttaaaaaatttcGTAGGAATGTATATAAACCTTATGTCTACTGAAATTGATTTCTTAGCAGAAGATTTTGTAGAAATGTTTGATACTACTATGAATTGTTATGGACGCCAATATGCCGCTCGTGCAGCAGATCATTATATGGATATGAAACTATCGAACgtattataa
- a CDS encoding parasite-infected erythrocyte surface protein, with amino-acid sequence MLLFFAKLVVFTFFFWLLKYGKTRSYNKSVHKGKSKINKPVVRTLAEFDQIFQNSKSSINFLEHLDDYKNADHTNNTYTKDQDEHSHELPNKHEDSYEYKNIHNSFNDKNVYRKEAFDQFLQTLLNNNENTHKEDESKESNQRTNKDGPSYENKKNMYKEILKGYYHVFFENDQNDTELNVHDNNEGHHKHQMVGQAVPEKKVQEKSKKPLFDSSPEVGHVLREDLWNKNDKKFSYLLDPNEYVSLEDKLLGSIYNYFEKNHNNLVKHLLQQIATYKYKYMELKEQYINEVIKHKKIYNKSIMAIFIASCVAVLGPVLLHMYENTPEEFFATILSFSISLGLHNLLLK; translated from the exons aTGTTACTTTTTTTTGCAAAACTTGTCGTATTTACCTTTTTCTTTTGGCTTTTAAAATATGGGAAAACG AGGTCATATAACAAATCGGTCCATAAGGGAAAATcgaaaataaataaaccCGTTGTTAGAACATTAGCAGAATTTGATCAGATATTTCAAAACTCAAAAAGTTCAATTAATTTTCTAGAACATTTAGatgattataaaaatgCAGATCATACAAATAATACATACACCAAAGATCAAGATGAACATTCTCATGAATTACCAAATAAACACGAAGAttcatatgaatataaGAACATTCATAATTCTTTCAATGACAAAAATGTTTATAGAAAAGAAGCTTTCGATCAATTTTTACAAACGTTATTAAACAATAATGAAAACACACATAAAGAAGATGAAAGTAAAGAATCAAATCAACGTACCAATAAAGATGGTCCCtcatatgaaaataaaaaaaatatgtacaaagaaatattaaaaggATATTATCATgtattttttgaaaatgATCAAAATGACACAGAATTAAATGTacatgataataatgagGGACATCATAAACATCAAATGGTAGGTCAAGCAGTTCCAGAAAAAAAGGTACAGgaaaaatcaaaaaaacCATTATTTGATTCATCTCCCGAAGTAGGTCATGTATTAAGAGAGGACTTATGGAacaaaaatgataaaaaatttagTTACTTACTTGACCCTAATGAATATGTATCTTTAGAAGATAAGCTTTTAGGATCTATATACAATTACTTTGAAAAAAATCATAACAATTTGGTTAAACATTTGTTACAACAAATTGCTActtacaaatataaatatatggaaCTTAAAGaacaatatattaatgaagttattaaacataaaaaaatatataacaaaagCATCATGGCCATATTTATAGCATCGTGTGTTGCAGTATTAGGACCTGTATTATTACATATGTATGAAAATACTCCAGAAGAATTTTTTGCAACCATATTAAGTTTTTCTATATCATTAGGTCTTCATAATTTGTTActaaaataa